A section of the Dehalobacter sp. DCM genome encodes:
- a CDS encoding tyrosine-type recombinase/integrase, which translates to MEKEQRVFKVMRALMPAPSGGERELWLITRHGIPFYQINEWLDLKSIRKISTGKEYAHKLCVYLNFLHGQGISFEDAVTDDVMAFLMRLMGRSYEDGGVIRLRAPLSYSTLSKYVTVITEFYKWLEQTGMHHVEFQTMDNAKRAQKSFLYGQISSYEYKYIIDRHMLRLTAKREYIKWYTDDEVVTICSCFLTLRDLAIFLVTLEGFRIDEVLSMQLEDYDSQAGRISPSRSKGKPDASSGDFKHRTVFLPQSTRDVLDRYLLTERSQAETQSGLLSQTIFINLKAGCSQGTPLAYRNYWEILKKCAARAGLDSKKIRTHSGRSTKVMQFLEHQAAHPENNISDAMISEHFGWKSLDSIEPYRNYNNPIIAKAVFDKLQKAKEGQR; encoded by the coding sequence ATGGAAAAAGAACAACGAGTTTTCAAGGTGATGCGCGCACTGATGCCAGCACCGTCAGGTGGTGAAAGGGAACTATGGCTGATCACAAGGCACGGCATCCCGTTTTACCAGATCAATGAATGGCTGGACTTGAAGAGCATTCGAAAGATCAGCACCGGAAAGGAGTACGCACACAAGCTTTGTGTATATCTTAACTTTCTGCATGGGCAGGGAATATCGTTTGAGGATGCCGTAACAGATGATGTTATGGCATTTTTAATGCGGCTTATGGGTAGGAGCTATGAGGACGGAGGCGTTATTCGGCTGCGGGCCCCATTGTCATACAGCACCCTCAGCAAGTATGTCACTGTCATCACCGAATTCTACAAATGGCTCGAACAGACCGGTATGCATCATGTTGAGTTTCAGACAATGGACAATGCGAAGAGGGCCCAAAAATCGTTTCTCTATGGCCAGATCAGTTCTTATGAGTACAAATACATTATTGACCGACACATGTTAAGGCTGACCGCGAAACGGGAGTACATCAAATGGTATACGGATGATGAAGTGGTGACCATCTGCTCCTGTTTTCTGACATTACGCGATCTGGCTATATTTTTGGTCACGCTGGAAGGCTTCAGGATAGACGAAGTACTAAGCATGCAGCTTGAAGATTATGATTCTCAAGCTGGCCGTATCAGTCCGAGCCGGTCAAAAGGTAAACCGGACGCATCTTCGGGAGATTTCAAGCACCGCACTGTCTTTCTTCCGCAATCAACACGTGATGTGCTGGACCGCTATCTTTTGACAGAGAGGTCCCAGGCGGAAACACAATCCGGCCTGCTCAGTCAGACTATCTTTATCAATCTGAAAGCCGGGTGCAGCCAGGGTACTCCCCTTGCATACCGCAATTACTGGGAGATTTTGAAAAAGTGTGCGGCACGGGCGGGTCTTGACAGCAAAAAAATCCGTACCCACAGCGGACGCAGCACGAAAGTCATGCAATTTCTGGAGCATCAGGCGGCGCATCCGGAGAACAACATTTCCGATGCGATGATTTCGGAGCACTTTGGCTGGAAGAGCCTGGATTCTATCGAGCCATACCGCAATTACAACAATCCGATTATCGCCAAGGCGGTGTTTGATAAGCTTCAAAAGGCAAAGGAGGGGCAAAGATGA
- a CDS encoding DNA cytosine methyltransferase has product MENKLTLGSLFDGSGGFPLGGILNGITPVWASEIEPFPIRVTSKRIPAMNHLGNICDINGADIEPVDIITFGSPCTDMSVAGRRAGLDGKQSVLFYEAIRITKEMRCKTNGAYPRFIVWENVPGAFSSNKGEDFRAVLEAIIGIARPETEVPAPEKGRWPYADCYVGDGWSVAYRTVDAQYFGVPQRRRRIYLVADFGSERAAEILFECESLSRDFKAGIDPRQGASPDAPASPGASGIVLNDQGGSSIGCSHDTAATLRAESHGHPPCVLQSSGFCTEHSAKSRGVGYEEEKSPTIRAGVVPGTVISFEPGASSRVGGHCLEGRCGTLRAAMGDNQMAVAIENHPTDSRVRIDESGTVQTLTSRMGTGGMNVPLVMGERLHGLPVTENLAQTLMGTDYKGVQCVCEPTPKTLKIRSGCEGGGKGTLIQEDMSATLGCNNDQTLFVPTVFGICSDKSNAMLSENPCSGIYLAETSRTIDKHGGNPSCNQGGMAVVSLQGSIIGRDDSNGPQGGGINEGVSFTLNTIDRHAVAYGLDRASFNQGKNAQYNFSVEEEQAQTIVAKGPGAVAQPASFYPQMKAESQCYREDGTSNTLINGTNPGYQNGVVETEYAVRRLTPTECARFI; this is encoded by the coding sequence ATGGAGAATAAACTGACTCTGGGGAGTCTCTTCGATGGCAGCGGAGGCTTTCCCCTGGGCGGGATCCTAAACGGAATTACACCAGTTTGGGCAAGTGAAATCGAACCATTTCCCATTCGGGTGACATCAAAGCGAATCCCTGCCATGAATCACCTGGGTAATATCTGCGACATCAACGGCGCCGATATCGAGCCGGTGGACATCATCACTTTCGGATCCCCCTGCACCGACATGTCGGTAGCCGGACGAAGGGCAGGACTTGACGGAAAACAGTCCGTCCTTTTTTATGAGGCGATCCGCATCACTAAGGAAATGAGGTGCAAGACCAATGGAGCATATCCAAGATTCATCGTCTGGGAAAACGTCCCGGGCGCATTCTCTTCAAACAAAGGCGAAGACTTCAGGGCAGTCCTCGAAGCGATCATCGGCATCGCCCGGCCGGAGACCGAGGTGCCTGCGCCTGAAAAAGGCAGATGGCCCTACGCAGACTGCTATGTGGGAGACGGATGGAGTGTTGCTTACCGAACTGTCGACGCTCAATACTTCGGAGTCCCCCAACGGCGCCGTCGCATCTACCTTGTCGCAGATTTTGGAAGCGAACGTGCCGCAGAAATTCTATTTGAGTGCGAAAGCCTGTCAAGGGATTTTAAGGCGGGCATCGACCCGCGGCAAGGAGCTTCCCCCGATGCTCCGGCAAGCCCTGGAGCATCAGGCATCGTGCTGAACGACCAGGGCGGCTCTTCCATCGGGTGCAGCCATGACACGGCGGCTACCTTGAGGGCTGAGTCGCACGGACATCCGCCCTGCGTCTTGCAGTCGAGCGGATTCTGCACAGAGCACAGCGCAAAGAGCCGTGGCGTCGGCTACGAAGAAGAAAAAAGCCCTACAATCAGGGCTGGGGTTGTCCCCGGAACTGTCATCTCCTTTGAACCGGGAGCCTCTTCCCGTGTCGGCGGGCATTGCCTGGAAGGCCGGTGCGGAACCCTTAGGGCTGCCATGGGCGACAACCAGATGGCTGTGGCGATCGAGAACCACCCAACAGACAGCAGGGTCAGGATCGATGAAAGCGGGACAGTCCAGACATTGACATCACGAATGGGGACCGGCGGAATGAACGTCCCCCTGGTCATGGGTGAGCGGCTTCACGGTCTTCCGGTTACTGAGAACCTCGCCCAGACCCTTATGGGTACAGACTACAAAGGCGTACAGTGCGTGTGCGAACCGACCCCGAAGACCCTGAAGATCCGCTCGGGCTGCGAGGGCGGCGGCAAAGGCACACTAATCCAGGAGGACATGTCAGCCACGCTCGGCTGCAACAACGACCAGACCCTCTTCGTCCCGACCGTGTTTGGCATCTGTTCTGACAAAAGCAATGCCATGCTGTCGGAGAACCCTTGCAGCGGCATCTACCTGGCCGAGACATCAAGGACCATCGATAAGCACGGCGGCAACCCATCCTGCAACCAGGGCGGCATGGCAGTCGTGTCACTGCAGGGCAGCATTATCGGCAGGGACGATTCAAACGGTCCGCAGGGCGGCGGGATCAATGAGGGAGTGAGTTTCACCCTGAACACCATCGACCGCCATGCAGTCGCTTACGGGTTGGACAGGGCATCCTTCAACCAGGGAAAGAATGCGCAGTACAATTTTTCTGTTGAAGAGGAGCAAGCTCAGACCATCGTGGCAAAAGGTCCGGGAGCGGTCGCCCAGCCTGCATCCTTCTACCCGCAGATGAAAGCCGAAAGCCAGTGCTACCGTGAGGATGGGACATCAAACACCCTGATCAACGGTACAAACCCCGGCTATCAGAATGGGGTTGTTGAAACGGAGTATGCCGTCAGAAGGCTTACCCCCACCGAGTGCGCAAGGTTTATTTAG
- a CDS encoding site-specific DNA-methyltransferase: MSKTTSDMKLVPIQELVPYVNNARTHSPAQITKLRSSLREFGFVNPIIVDRDFSVIAGHGRLIAAKEEGFTEVPCVFVDHLTEAQKKAYIIADNRYAEDAGWDEELLRLEIESLQGMEFDVGLLGFEPAELNKLMTDEDGIKEDDFDVDAELQKPAITKPGDVWLLGRHRLVCGDSTKPAIYKTLMDGKNANLVVTDPPYNVNYEGSAGKIKNDNMGNEAFYSFLFDAFKNIEEAMAQDASIYVFHADTEGLNFRKAFTDAGFYLSGTCIWKKQSLVLGRSPYQWQHEPVLFGWKKKGKHMWYSDRKQSTIWEYDKPRKNGDHPTMKPVGLLSYPIINSSMSGCIVLDPFGGSGSTLMACEQTDRVCHTIELDEKFCDVIVKRYIEQVGTADGVILQRGWDTFKYSDIPKEASDGE, translated from the coding sequence ATGAGCAAGACAACCAGTGACATGAAACTGGTTCCTATCCAGGAACTGGTGCCCTATGTGAATAACGCGAGGACCCACTCTCCCGCTCAGATCACCAAGCTCCGCTCGAGCCTTCGGGAGTTCGGCTTCGTCAACCCCATCATCGTGGACAGGGACTTCAGTGTGATTGCAGGTCACGGCCGACTCATCGCCGCCAAGGAAGAAGGCTTCACTGAAGTCCCTTGCGTCTTTGTCGACCACCTGACCGAGGCTCAGAAGAAAGCCTATATTATCGCCGACAACCGCTATGCGGAAGATGCCGGGTGGGATGAGGAACTCCTGCGACTCGAGATCGAAAGCCTTCAGGGCATGGAGTTTGATGTCGGACTGCTGGGTTTTGAGCCGGCCGAACTCAACAAACTCATGACCGATGAGGATGGGATTAAGGAGGATGACTTCGATGTCGATGCCGAGCTTCAAAAGCCAGCCATCACCAAACCCGGAGACGTCTGGCTCCTTGGCAGGCACAGACTGGTCTGCGGTGACAGCACGAAACCCGCAATCTACAAAACACTGATGGACGGCAAGAACGCCAACCTAGTGGTCACGGACCCGCCGTACAACGTCAACTACGAAGGATCCGCGGGCAAGATCAAAAACGACAATATGGGCAATGAAGCGTTCTACTCCTTCCTCTTCGATGCATTCAAGAACATCGAGGAGGCAATGGCGCAGGACGCTTCCATTTATGTGTTCCATGCCGACACCGAGGGGCTAAATTTCAGAAAGGCGTTCACAGATGCGGGCTTCTACCTCTCGGGTACCTGTATCTGGAAAAAGCAGAGCCTGGTCTTAGGCCGCTCGCCCTACCAGTGGCAGCATGAACCGGTGCTCTTCGGCTGGAAGAAGAAAGGCAAGCACATGTGGTATTCCGACCGGAAGCAGTCGACCATCTGGGAATACGATAAGCCTCGAAAGAACGGTGATCATCCGACGATGAAGCCGGTAGGCCTGTTATCTTATCCCATCATTAATTCCAGCATGTCCGGCTGCATTGTCCTGGATCCATTCGGCGGATCCGGTTCGACGCTGATGGCCTGTGAGCAGACCGATCGGGTGTGTCACACCATTGAGCTCGATGAGAAATTCTGCGATGTCATTGTGAAACGCTATATTGAGCAGGTTGGAACAGCGGACGGAGTAATACTGCAAAGGGGATGGGATACATTCAAGTACAGCGATATCCCCAAGGAGGCTTCAGATGGAGAATAA
- the metK gene encoding methionine adenosyltransferase: METKFLTAESVCAGHPDKLCDLIADSVLDACLRKDRASRVACEVMATKGKIIVAGEITCSGKVDIKRIVRYTLQEVGYDPKKFRIMVLVHKQSQDIADGVDNPLESRNGDNSWYSTLGAGDQGTMYGYATDETRDMLPLPVVLANKITKRIDETRNDGLIKGIKPDGKAQVTIEYQDGKPARVKTIIVSVQHDASKSLDELAKDIYSHVLWKCFEDFPFDDETEILINPSGRFVEGGPAADTGLTGRKLMVDTYGGLAAHGGGAFCGKDPTKVDRSAAYMGRNIAKHIVWCGFAKRCQINIAYAIGKADPVSVEVETFGTGNVPDEALRKAVLDVWCLRPAAIIELLNLRFPRYSETAVYGHFSSCLYPWENVGKYTELKEAVKKHEQDNQ, from the coding sequence ATGGAAACTAAATTCTTAACAGCAGAAAGCGTATGCGCGGGCCACCCGGACAAGCTCTGCGACCTAATCGCCGACAGCGTCCTCGATGCATGCCTACGCAAAGACCGCGCTTCCAGGGTTGCCTGCGAGGTCATGGCCACCAAGGGAAAGATTATCGTGGCGGGCGAAATCACCTGTAGCGGTAAGGTCGATATCAAGAGGATCGTACGCTACACCTTGCAGGAGGTGGGCTACGACCCTAAAAAATTCCGCATCATGGTTTTGGTCCACAAACAGAGCCAGGACATCGCCGATGGTGTGGACAATCCCCTGGAATCGAGGAATGGCGACAACTCCTGGTACAGCACCCTGGGTGCGGGCGATCAGGGGACCATGTATGGTTACGCCACCGATGAGACCAGGGACATGCTGCCCCTCCCGGTCGTTCTGGCGAATAAGATCACCAAGCGAATCGACGAGACAAGAAATGACGGACTCATCAAAGGGATCAAACCCGACGGCAAAGCTCAGGTCACCATTGAGTATCAGGACGGGAAACCAGCCAGAGTGAAAACCATCATCGTCTCCGTGCAGCATGATGCATCAAAGTCCCTGGATGAACTGGCCAAGGACATCTACAGCCATGTCCTCTGGAAGTGTTTTGAGGACTTCCCCTTTGATGATGAGACCGAAATTCTGATCAATCCGTCAGGACGGTTTGTTGAAGGCGGCCCTGCTGCTGATACGGGACTTACCGGCAGAAAGCTTATGGTCGACACTTACGGCGGACTTGCCGCACATGGCGGCGGCGCCTTCTGCGGGAAAGACCCGACCAAGGTCGACCGCTCTGCCGCTTACATGGGCAGGAACATCGCAAAGCACATCGTATGGTGCGGCTTTGCGAAAAGATGCCAGATCAACATCGCCTATGCCATCGGGAAGGCGGATCCGGTATCCGTTGAGGTTGAAACCTTCGGGACAGGCAATGTTCCCGATGAGGCACTTCGAAAAGCCGTTCTGGATGTCTGGTGCCTCCGCCCGGCAGCCATCATCGAGCTTCTGAACCTCCGATTCCCCAGGTATTCGGAGACGGCTGTCTACGGCCATTTTTCATCCTGCCTGTACCCCTGGGAGAACGTCGGCAAATATACGGAACTGAAGGAGGCGGTGAAAAAGCATGAGCAAGACAACCAGTGA
- a CDS encoding P27 family phage terminase small subunit: MGKRGPQPGAGGRPRKALADKILDGNSKKLQIVPLPDGDSESGSEMPKPADWLSATQKNGHPLIANEIYTDTWGWLGKHKCSHLVPKQQIEQYAMSAARWIQCEQAISEYGLLAKHPTTGAPIASPYVSMAQSFSKQTYSLWSQIFAIVRENSLTDCSNFTPQDDLMERLLTARKGK; encoded by the coding sequence ATGGGAAAAAGAGGTCCGCAGCCTGGTGCAGGCGGAAGGCCGCGCAAGGCTCTGGCGGACAAGATACTGGACGGCAACTCCAAGAAGCTTCAAATCGTACCCCTGCCCGACGGGGATTCGGAATCAGGCTCGGAAATGCCAAAACCCGCAGATTGGCTGTCGGCAACCCAGAAGAACGGTCATCCGCTGATTGCCAATGAAATCTACACGGACACCTGGGGGTGGCTCGGAAAGCACAAGTGCAGCCACCTGGTCCCCAAACAGCAGATCGAACAATACGCCATGAGCGCGGCAAGGTGGATCCAATGCGAGCAGGCAATCTCCGAATACGGACTGCTGGCAAAGCACCCTACGACTGGCGCTCCGATTGCTTCCCCTTACGTCAGCATGGCTCAGTCCTTCTCAAAACAGACCTACAGCTTATGGTCGCAGATCTTCGCCATCGTGCGAGAGAACAGCCTGACTGACTGCTCGAACTTTACTCCACAAGACGATTTAATGGAGCGGCTTTTGACCGCCCGGAAAGGAAAATGA
- a CDS encoding HNH endonuclease, translated as MPRKPKRPCSHPGCPELTDSRFCEKHTRQEAARYEKYDRDPHSKKRYGRAWKRIRDRYIEAHPLCEECMKQGRMTQATEVHHILPLARGGTHDESNLMALCTPCHSAITARDGDRWHDR; from the coding sequence ATGCCGAGGAAACCAAAGCGACCCTGCTCACATCCCGGTTGTCCGGAGCTGACCGACTCGAGGTTTTGTGAGAAGCATACCCGTCAGGAGGCGGCCCGCTACGAGAAGTACGACCGGGATCCCCACTCCAAAAAGCGGTACGGCCGTGCCTGGAAACGCATACGGGATCGCTACATCGAAGCCCATCCACTCTGCGAGGAGTGCATGAAGCAGGGTCGGATGACTCAGGCAACGGAGGTGCATCACATCCTTCCCCTTGCACGGGGAGGAACCCATGACGAATCCAACCTCATGGCCCTCTGCACCCCTTGCCACTCTGCCATTACCGCTCGCGACGGGGACCGTTGGCACGACCGGTAG
- a CDS encoding DUF1492 domain-containing protein has protein sequence MNKKITAVKDYLSQAYRIDQRINSKIEQVSSLHDLATKATSTLSDVPPSGARNFHRMEDIICKIMDLESDINNDIDNLVDLKREIVELIKSVSNPEYQTILELRYLCFKTWEQIAVNMCYSIHHLYKMHNAALEFCAGLMDQDT, from the coding sequence ATGAATAAGAAAATAACAGCGGTGAAGGATTACCTGTCCCAAGCCTACAGAATAGACCAGAGGATCAACAGCAAGATCGAGCAGGTCTCATCCCTCCATGACCTGGCGACCAAAGCGACTTCCACCCTGAGTGATGTCCCGCCCAGCGGTGCCAGGAACTTTCACCGCATGGAGGATATCATCTGCAAGATCATGGACCTTGAATCGGACATCAACAACGACATCGACAACCTGGTGGATCTCAAGCGTGAGATTGTCGAACTCATCAAATCCGTCTCCAATCCCGAGTACCAGACCATCCTGGAGCTGCGCTACCTGTGTTTCAAGACATGGGAGCAGATTGCCGTGAACATGTGTTACAGCATCCACCACCTTTATAAGATGCACAACGCAGCCCTGGAGTTTTGTGCCGGTCTTATGGATCAGGATACCTAA
- a CDS encoding HNH endonuclease has translation MKLHVACDWCGIVFEKYESKITRHNFCSRDCLRKFSSKKFNPASYNQLKDYTNIGRHLSELNKGMNSSRMTPDIRLKLREARLGTGSGKTYKKFLGVHEHRTIAEKILGRPLKQGEVVHHIDGNFLNNSEDNLRIFESQSEHARFHLELRDVLERLGVIKK, from the coding sequence ATGAAATTACATGTGGCCTGTGACTGGTGCGGCATCGTATTTGAAAAATATGAGAGTAAAATCACCAGGCATAACTTTTGCAGCAGAGACTGCCTGAGGAAATTTAGCAGCAAGAAATTCAACCCTGCTTCCTACAACCAGTTAAAGGACTACACCAATATCGGCCGACATCTTTCTGAACTGAATAAAGGCATGAACTCTTCAAGGATGACACCAGATATCCGTCTCAAATTAAGGGAGGCAAGGCTTGGCACAGGTTCAGGAAAAACATACAAGAAGTTTTTAGGAGTCCATGAGCACCGGACCATAGCTGAAAAAATTCTGGGAAGGCCTCTTAAACAAGGAGAAGTCGTACACCACATTGACGGAAACTTCTTGAACAATTCTGAGGACAACCTGCGAATATTTGAATCACAGTCGGAGCATGCAAGGTTCCATCTTGAGTTAAGAGATGTATTAGAAAGATTGGGGGTGATTAAAAAATGA
- a CDS encoding VRR-NUC domain-containing protein: MREKIIEAKLIKKVKTMGGLALKLNIPGFDGMPDRLVLLPHGKLAFIELKAPGKELRPLQEKRKRQLEALGFPVFCIDEPGQIGGIINEITCGL; this comes from the coding sequence ATGAGAGAAAAAATTATCGAAGCAAAACTCATAAAGAAAGTGAAAACCATGGGCGGGCTTGCCTTGAAACTGAATATCCCAGGATTCGATGGGATGCCCGACCGGCTGGTCCTGTTACCCCATGGAAAGCTCGCCTTCATTGAACTGAAGGCTCCAGGAAAAGAGCTGCGCCCATTGCAGGAAAAGCGGAAAAGGCAACTGGAAGCGTTAGGCTTTCCGGTGTTCTGCATTGACGAGCCTGGTCAGATCGGAGGAATCATTAATGAAATTACATGTGGCCTGTGA